In Eriocheir sinensis breed Jianghai 21 unplaced genomic scaffold, ASM2467909v1 Scaffold1114, whole genome shotgun sequence, one genomic interval encodes:
- the LOC126989261 gene encoding allatostatins-like, whose product MASAGVKGAGQGQPSQDEEGAPPPLWLGVVGLLMVGAATLPPPAAAQLEPHDSRALSQLNKVLQQYEMAAKASAAAAEEMLETILAEQEEAQEEEELGFGKRRTSPLANSYSFGLGKRSGRYYFGLGKKSDPYSFGLGKKSGNYNFGLGKRSVRDVTHQEEEEEEEEETEAGKRSKREVSEDGNTEEDKRTGVRGYSFGQQEEAR is encoded by the exons GGCAGCCGTCGCAGGATGAGGAGGGAGCACCACCGCCCCTGTGGTTGGGGGTGGTGGGGCTGCTTATGGTGGGGGCGGCGACCCTGCCCCCCCCTGCCGCGGCCCAGCTGGAACCCCATGACTCTCGGGCACTCAGTCAGTTGaacaag GTCCTTCAGCAATACGAGATGGCGGCGAAGGCATCAGCGGCAGCGGCGGAGGAGATGCTGGAGACGATTTTGGCCGAGCAAGAGGAagcccaagaggaagaggaactgggcTTCGGGAAACGCCGCACGTCGCCCCTCGCCAACTCCTACTCCTTCGGGCTGGGCAAGAGGAGTGGGCGGTACTACTTCGGGCTTGGGAAGAAGTCTGACCCATACTCCTTCGGCCTCGGCAAGAAGTCCGGTAACTACAATTTCGGGCTTGGCAAGAGGAGTGTGAGGGACGTGACgcaccaagaggaagaggaggaggaagaggaagagaccgAGGCTGGGAAGAGATCCAAGAGGGAGGTTAGTGAGGACGGAAACACGGAAGAGGACAAGAGGACAGGTGTGAGGGGTTACTCCTTCGGGCAGCAAGAGGAAGCAAGATGA